The Magnolia sinica isolate HGM2019 chromosome 3, MsV1, whole genome shotgun sequence genome includes the window ttaataattaaaaaaagacgGATATCTTGACCCTTAAAATTGTTAGTTTCAAACCATAAAAGCAACTTGGTTCGTTAAAAGCCCTCGTAAGAGAAAACTCTTATGACGAAATTATCCTTTTTAGGTGTGGAATATCAACTTAAGGGGTAGAAATATCAGTTTCCTCCAAAACAAATCTAATGATTACACCACCCCATTAAAAGCGTCTATATATAGGAAGACGCTCTCTCACAACGAGCATCCATCTATCAAGCTTGCAATCAAAGAGTGCATACACAGATACTCCGTATATCAGCTCCGCAGTTCCCAATCCCAACATGACGGTTAGCACAGCAATTTTCTTCTCATTTCCCATGTTTCCTTCCGTAGTATATACACTGAGTTTTGGTGTATACACTATACGCTCGCACTCTTGAGTGAGTGTTCAATGGGTGGGATATCTTTCAATGGGCCATACTTCAAAACTCCCAGAGATCAAATGTTCTTAGCCGTTGATGGTAAAAAAAAAGGCTATGGATGAATGGTCCACCAACGTGGTCCCTCAATCCgatggttaggattatttgaTCATTGATGTTTTCGGGTCATGGTTCATTAGGTAACCCGTCGATTGGATGGTTCTTATTGGACGGAGACGTACACTTAAATGTGCAGTCGCTGATGAACTTGGTGTAGTGGCCCATTATTGTAGTTTTCATCAACATGTATAAATGCTGAATCAACGGTTTGTATGTCTTCAGATAGTAGAGATGAGGGTGCATATGGATTGCGCTGGATGTGAGAGCAAGATAAAGAAGGCTCTTCAGAAACTAGAAGGTAACGTTTAAAAATTGAGTATTCCTTTTTCAACATGTTATGTTTACAGATGGCCTGAATTAGCCCAGGCCCATCTTATATTGGGTAGCAATGGGCCAGGTGGAAAGGGCGATTGGGTTAGGGAAGTTGGAATGGGGGCCGGAatgggcttgaaatctaggcctggtgtttgggttgggcttgggcctatttacaagtgggccaccattatataAAAAGAATGGATGATTTAAAGAAACTTATTAGTGGTTCCTATTCACCATACAGGTGTAGTTTAATGACACTCGTTGGATCTGACTCATATTTTAACGGTCGGCACTATTCTTATGATGGGTCCCATCGAAGATGGAAGATACCCTTAAAATTCTTTGATCGGACCATTTCAGAACTTTGATCATTTAAATATTTTCCTTGTAGTTCCAGCCTGGCCTGGCCTCGCAAAGCTAAGGCCAGGCCAGGACTTAAGGGATGAGGTTTGGGCTAAGACCAACCTTAACCTAGCTGGACgaggattgcatcctacccctgccTGTCTAGCCCCggatgggcagttctgtgggtgggcccaccgtgatgtatcttttTATTCACACAGTCCATCAAttctctcaaatcattttaaggtatgtgcacaaaaatgaaggagatcctacgctcaagtggaccacaccaaataataagcattggttgcattaaatgcaagagtcatctttggtgtggtccatgtaagagttggatctccctcatttttgttctcataccttaaaatgatacgagagaagggatggacagcatggataaacagatacatcatggtgggcccactcacAAAACTGCCCATTCGTTGCTAGAgagggcggggtaggacgcaatctgcgtccagcCTAGCCAAAACCTGGCCCATTGCCATCCGTAGTTTCAGATGACCCAATTGACAAGTTATCTGGGCCCAAACTCATCGAGGCGCATCTTGACTAGTCCAACATCTTTTAGAGTGTTGGATTGGCCATGTTTATTTATTGAGCTAGCTAGTTGAAATGGGCCTCTTGAAGGTGGACCCGACCCAGCCCACCTACAAAAAAAGAGGATATTCTCTTGTTATATATTATAGTGTAGTAACGTGGTTTATGCATGCATGATGTATTTGATTCAGGGATTGATGACATTGACATAGACATGGGGATGCAAAAGGTGACCGTTACCGGGTGGGCCGAtcagaaaaaggttctcaaagcCGTTAGGAAGACAGGAAGGCGAGCCGAGCTATGGCCATTCCCATACAATCCAGAATACCATCCATACACACATTACaaccatcatcaacatcatcaaagCCACCATCTAACCTACATTGCCCCATCATCTTCTTACAACTACTACAAGCACGGCTACGATGATCCAGATCATGGTTACTATCGCCGGCCCTTGCATTCCACCATCTTGGATGAAAGGGCTAGTGCAATGTTCAGTGATGAAAATCCAAATGCGTGTTTTATCATGTGAGTAgtggcatgcatgcatgcatatgtagAGTTCATGGCCACATGCGTGTGGATGTatgtgtgattttatttttgattgAGGTGTAAAAACAATATGTGgattttggttttatttttgcCTTTGTTTTTTTGAGAAACACATGCACGTGCTTGTGCAAGATCTGAGTccttcattgggtgggcccccaGATGTAGTTTTCTCGAAGGATCTTCacactaaaaatcaggccattcacatctcaaatgggccacagcataccaaaacaaatgaatggctagaaataAAATGAGTAACTGTCAGTTTACTTGGCCCACTTGAAGAGTGAAATTATTTGATTTTCAGGCAgaagatctaagcattatttGTAAACTTATGGAAAGCtcggatctcacacacgtgtatcATTTTCGCACGTTGCCTGCTTGTGAATGTGAACGGCTCCGCATGAAAAGAAGTCTATTAATTTGATAGCTAGGATTATCTGATCACTGAAGTTTGAACCATTGACCATCCACGCTGGGGTCGACtggatgaacggttccgatcatggACACTGGCCCCTTTTGGTGTTCCTTCAAACTATGATTTTGGGTGCACCACATTACTAAAATGGCCCGCGTGTAGAAGTGCcatggggcgcggattagatactgaggaGGTCAGTatccaaattgctactgaagtgacgtcattaagctctgtgggccccaccatgatgcatgtgttatatccataccgtccatccatttggagagatcgttttatggcatgataaaattaatgagatatatctaaagttcaagtggaccccaccatagaaaacagtggggacagtgacatccaccattcaaaacttcttaggggccacggaagtttccgatcaagcttatatatatatttttttcacttaatctatctctatgttaatttatgaataggtgggatctaaaaaatacatcttggtgggccctataaatgtttcaacggtggattgaccgatcccacggttttctgtcgtgggtccacttaaactttagatctatatcattctttttctaatgccatgaaacgatctctacaaatggttggacggtatagatacaacacatgcatcatggtggggtccacaggacttggtgacgtcactgcagtagcgatttggctactgaccttgtcagtatctaatcctcgCCCAGTGCCATGGGCACTAGTACAGCTTGATACCGATGTAGCTTCCCGATAAACCACGATGGTTTACTGTCTGTCACTGCCGTTCATGTGGATCCTAGTCAGTGGATCCAGATCGTCCACCTATCTGATCCTTCCATGGATGGACCACAGTATAAAATCTGTTAGGgtggatgatcataaccatcagACAAACAGACATTTCTCCTTTTGAATGTGGATGGTTTACACTTATGCGATATAACCGTCCATTTGAGCCAACAAGTTAGAAATTAGATCGCCCGATCTGCATGGTTTTTCAATCTTGACGCTCATCCAcgaatggcccaccagatgaacggttttgatttgACAACAATGTACATTGGTGAGTCCCAATGAACTAGCATATGTTCATCGCGAGGAACCAGAACAAATAACCGCCAAGTAAAAGAAGGCGACTTTTCATTGCACTcttcacacgtgccaacatggcacatgtaCTGAAGATCCAAGCCGCTTAACATGTAGATGAATGAAGATGTCCTAACCCATCAAGGTATCTGCTCGTCATTGATGGCAAAATGCACAAAAGAAATTGTTAGTTTAAAGAAACCGACCAACAGACCGCAGTCCCAATTCAACACATGTGGCCCAACAGACCGGGCTAGTTTTCAGCCAGTCACTGCATATAGTGTCCccactgatgaatggattggattgtttTCCCGTGTTCCAAAAGAGCACGTGTGAAGACTCATAACAATCTGAAAGCGAGTGCATTCGCGCGCGTGCGCTTCGCGTTTCTCTCTCCGGCGAAAAGGCGCCTGGAATCCTAATTGGGACACACCTGCCCGTTGGAAACATATAACTGCCATTCAAACTTCAaacggtactctctctctctttcattcaaaTCTCCAACTCCATATACCCTCATATTCTATTGGAATTTTCATCACAAAATGAAATTCTCATCACCCCAAAGTCCTGATTCATCGACATCAACGTCCCACCGATGTATGCATCGCCGTAGATTCCCATCCGAGAGCAGCTACGAAGAAACCGAATCCTCTCAATTTCAAGAATCACAAACCCAAAATGTCTACGGTGACAATgacagagaagaagaagaagaagaagacaatgaaGCCGATGACGAATATGAAGAACAACAAACCTATAATCTTACAAACAATCCATACATAGACTCGGAAACCATTCCAGAAATGCCAGAATCCGTCCGATCGAGCAATACAATCCAAGCAGCCCCCACTTCGCCAGAAACCTCACCCACCCAAATTCCGCAATACAATGCCTACATAAACATCGCCCCCCTCCCAATATTCAGAGGCGATCCTGGCGAATGtcctgtggcccacctcagccgATTCGCCAGAGTCTGCCGCGCGAACAATGCGTGGTCCACCGACATGATGATGCGAATATTCCCTGTGACGCTTGATGGAGAAGCCGCCCTGTGGTATGAACTCAACATCGAGCCGTACCCGTCTATTTCTTGGGAGGAAATCAAATCGTTCTTCTTGCAGACGCACCGTCGGATTGAGTTCGCAGATCAATTGAGATCGGAACTGATGGTGATTCGACAGGGGGATGAAGAATCAGTCAATTCGTTCTATCTAAGGATGCAGTGGATACTGAAGAAGTGGCCTGATCATGGGATCCCCGACATGATGCTTCGTGGGATCTTCATCGATGGATTGAGAGAAGATTATCAAGATTGGATCATACCCCACAAGCCCAATTCGATTGAGGATGCGGTGCGGCTCGCGTTGAATTGGGAACAGGTACAGAGCATCCGGGCCGCCAGGCGAAGGAACGTCGCCGCGCTAGATAAATGTGGGTTTTGTGATGGGTCCCATGACGAACAGACGTGTGAGATTCGGCGAAGGATGAAAGAGTTATGGATGAGTAATAAGGACAAAGCGACGATTTCTTTGTGTAATTTCACGCCTGAGAAGAACTTCCGATCGCTATCGGCTACAACGAGCATTGTCAGACGGCAGGGGGAGGGTGGGAAAGAAGGGGAAGGTTCGGGTTGGAAGAAATCACAATGCCAGTGTTGGAAGCACCAATGCTGGAAGAAGAATGCAAGTAGCAATAGCCTTCTTGCTAGGAATTCTACGGCTGATTGAACCAATGTTTCAGTAGCTGATATGACTAGACCCGGTTTTGTGGGCTATTTGATCCAACCACCGGCTCCATGGATCCAACCACAAAATGGTTTCGTTGGTTCTGGACGGTTGGATCCTAGGCGGTGGTCTGATTGGTTGATCTGGATGGTCCAAACCGTTTATTTCTCAAAACATATTGTTAGGGACCCGACCAATTTTAGTAGGCGGGTCCTGTTCAACCGTGTCCGGGTTGTAAAACAATGACTTAAGACTTAAAAAGCAACCTATTGCTTTTCATTTCCTTCTATTCATCTTTCTGGTCTTGTGTTTGAGGGAAGCGTATTGGCTGGTgaaccacacaccaccgacttgtctggtgtgttgacgtcaccaagttccaatcataaggtatgttttatatccaaaccgtccatccatatgcttGAACCGATAggtacaaagatcaagtggatcacactgcaaaaagcagtcggggattgaacgtctaccatcgaaACCGTTTcgggggtcacagaaattttgtaacaatatggattttttttttcccctcttcatcctggtatttttgaccttatgaaccgattggatggaaaataaacggtatggttggccctacgaatttttcaacggtgagaatcattgtctcggtttctatttgtggtgtggtccatttgagctttggatatgattaactTTTTGATTCGTGCTGTAAagtgatctcgccaaatggatgaacggtatggatataataaatacatcattttggaggccatgtaactttgatctcctttgaaccgttcgtacaatgagcctcagcgctcgtcttcgcacgacacgtaaccACACCAgataggtcggtggtgtgtggtacaccagccggtGCTTGTTTTTAGGGTCTTCGGATCTTCTCTCTTGGTTTTGATAGAATGTGGGGCCCTTTTCCCACCGCTGGATGGCATGCATATCagggatctgaaccgtccaatagGTGGTAGTGTTCAATATGAATATCCcctgggccaaaaaaaaaaaaaggaaaaagaaaaaaagaatgagagaaagataaaataataatactGGATTGCTGATTTGGTAGTTCACTAGTGAAAAAGTCCCAACCGTCCAGATTCAATGTACATGTCCGGCTCACTTGATGAGTTTACTAGCATGATTTTTGGTATACGGGGGCAGCTTTAGGTTGTatcctacctaatgaatggctcaGGTATATCACATAAGTTGCCATCTAGGGGTAGCAATGGGTCAGGACagtgttgtgggtcaaatattacatatcagacatagttattgcatggatttacaagcatgataccgtttaatggcccgatttaatcgtgtttgtgatgcagagtgtatttacgagcatggactgaaaaaggttgCTTAAAGTATAGATTTAACGCTTTGATAATACcgaagcatgggacggaccctaggagaccaagatcgacaaatttgcatgccagggatccaagaaaatcgacaAACTGATGCTCAAGTAGTccgaaagacgtccagaatgcaagatcgtagggttcccaccatccgttcagttcaAAACTCTATATATAGCCTGAGGAtaaaaaattaaccgtacatatcaaaaaTTAGCCATTGTATcactgtagaagtggcccaacggatagatcagtcccttaaatccttaagtggggcccacctgatgtatggatattctccagttttggtctcaaccgtttaaatgatctgacaaaacggatagacggagaggatttctctaaaacatcataatggaccccaatGGAGCatgagtgtgcatagtgcacaaaaACAAAGAGTTGGTCAAACCAACTCTTGAccgacttcttcttccaaaaatCAAAACGCAAAAGCATTTACACCGTTCGACGTTGTTCTACGTTGTGGGCTCCACTCATTATCTAGTTGAAGATCGGATCCGTCCATTGCATTCAGAGGGTGTGTGTAACCCACGTCTAGGTGTCCTTTTTCCCCCATGCAAGTGTATGCACGTTtccagccgttaaacgcaggatggatggGTGGCTTACAATTTAGTGGGTCACTCTAGAAGTTCTCCCAAAACCGACCATCATAAACAGTTTTCGAGATGTAACGAGTAGACGGAGTGAATTTTTGTAACATcaccgatcatgggccccactaacgTCACAGCGCACGGTTGTGCGGTCTCTATTTCGCAACAGGGAGTTGCGGTCAACTCTTGTGGGCTACAATCACACATCAAAggtttgatctgaaccgtccattaggagCCCAAGGTCCCTCTCACTCAGGCTTAGGTGTCGGAATCACGAAATGAAGCGAAGGCGGCGGTTGATCTTCCAAACGCAGAATAGACGGTGTAACAAAAGAAATTGCGGGCCACCATGGTTTTGACCCAAAACCGATCAGATCTGAATGGTTTTTCGTTGTGAATCCAATGGACGAATTGGATTTCACCTTCGACATCAAGAAAGGGCTCCACCAATCATCCACAGAAGAAAACGCAAACCGAGTTACGGTTTCCTGCACACGCCGACTCTCTGCTGCGAAAGCACTCCAGCCTCTTCACCGACTTTCCTTCtgtctataaaaggagagagaagagagaatggGGGGAGGATCTGATCTGGGGGGCAGCCATGAAGGCTAGAGACGTGAAAAGAGAGTGAAGTGGAGCGGCCTGGACGTGGAGCTATCTTCTTTTCATtggttcttccctttttcttttattttcctttttatgagATTTTAGCATATCTATGAcatgctaaacctcttagctagggctaagaggtgaagcttgtagtgtgatgggaggaaTTTTATGACTTTGATTTATATTATTTGAActactttgattatagtttgaataatgagaatatttttagtttttaatggtctgatgtgactgaaattacaatgggtctgcgatagctttgagcatgttcctttccttttatgtgcatgacgtcaggaagccctgttgttcaccatcgtctcatgggcatggtcggatgacggtactcttcctaaccttcatacattgttgattggttggtaattagtttaattctgttgtttactttgtctcctgggcatggtttgatgatagattccattctaattcatacacctttcatctcttgaaaactatatcaaaggaagttcagtcttgatttccatggttacaccttcaactggatgaagatggactctaagtgCAGTTGGGTTTCTGATGCAGGCATAAAATCTCTcagatctttacaagtggatcctctgaatccctagttttctatctctgatttctcttaagttttagattaatctctcactattattcatcactttatattcgatttagatttcatcttaggctagttctatttctacctagtttcaggtaacatataagtatcagtcccttgagattcgacctcggtctcaccgagtttattactacatcacaaccctgcacttgaggAGTGAACAGACAGCTGTTGGGTCAAGTGGCTCAACTTACTTCTGAGTCGGATTACAAAATGGTCTGGGTTTGGATTGAACCCTTCCCAACCAAACCCATCCA containing:
- the LOC131238734 gene encoding heavy metal-associated isoprenylated plant protein 28-like; translation: MTIVEMRVHMDCAGCESKIKKALQKLEGIDDIDIDMGMQKVTVTGWADQKKVLKAVRKTGRRAELWPFPYNPEYHPYTHYNHHQHHQSHHLTYIAPSSSYNYYKHGYDDPDHGYYRRPLHSTILDERASAMFSDENPNACFIM